In Bradyrhizobium sp. WBOS07, the genomic window GTTCGTCGAGAACCTCGTGAACTGGGAATACGTGGAGTCCCTGTTCGAGAAGGCGTGAGCTTTCACCTCGTCATTCCGGGTTCGGCTTCGCCGCCCCGGAATGACAGAAAACAAGGCGGTCGCTTATGCGGCCGCCTTTTTGCTGTGCGGAATTGCCCTGCGCGGTACGCGCATGGGTCTGTCATCGTACCGTTTGCATCGCCCGGGCACCGCCCTTAATCAGGACGGGCATCGCCCTCGAGCCAACAAGCCCGTTGTCAGAACCTTCCCCGAAAACCCCAGCGCCGGCCGAGGATGCGGAGTCCGAGCCGCGGCCCGGGCGGGTGCGCAAGCCGATCGGCTGGTCGACCATCATCATCGCCGTTCTGGTCGCGGTCAGCGCAGCGCTGGTCTGGCGGCGTGACGGCACCGACGGCGTTCTCGACATCCTGACCCACGATCTCTCGCTGTTCTCAGGCATCCTGCCGCGCGTGCTCGCCGGCTGCCTGCTCGGGGCCTTCATCTCCGAGATCCTGCCGCATGAAAAAGTCTCGCGCTCGCTGGGGCCGAAATCCGGCCTGATGGGCCTTCTGATCGGCACCGCCTTCGGCGCGATCCTGCCGGGCGGGCCGTTTACCGCCTATCCCGTGGCGAGCGCGTTGCTCGCGGTCGGAGCCGATTTCGGCGCCACCATCGCCATGGTCGTGAGCTGGACCTTGATCGGCTACGGCCGGGCGGTGGCCTGGGAAATCCCGATCATGGGCACCGACTTCACATTGTGGCGGATCGTGATCTCGCTGCCTTTGCCGGTGCTCGCCGGTGCGCTCGGACGCTTCGTCTATGTCCGGCTCTATCCGAAGCGCGCCAGCGACGAGGACGCGGCATGAGCGCCGCGCTCCTGATCGACATCCTGCTGTGGGGTTCGGTGCTCGGCGTCGGGCTGATCGCCTTTCGCCGCGGCCCCGCGGTGTTCAAGGCCTCGCTGCGCGAAGGCTCGATGGACTTCATCAACATCGTGCCGCGGATCGCGCTCGGGGTGATCGGCTCCGGCTACATCGCTGCGATCATCCCGCAGGAGGTGATCACCGGCTGGCTCGGGCCGGACAGCGGCTGGCTCGGCGTTGCGACCGCCGTGGTCGCCGGCGCGGCGACGCCGGGCGGCCCCGTGGTCGGCTTCTCCATCGGCTCCGTGGCGCTGAAGTCGGGCGGCGGGATGCCGCAGGTGGTGGCTTATGTCGTGGCCTGGGCGCTGTTTGCCTTCCAGCGGGTGATCTTGTGGGAAATTCCGTTCATGCCCGCCCGCTTCGTCTGGTTCCGCTGCGCCGTCTCGGTGCCGTTCCCCTTCGTGGCCGCTGCCATCGCGATGGTGATCGGCAA contains:
- a CDS encoding permease, encoding MSEPSPKTPAPAEDAESEPRPGRVRKPIGWSTIIIAVLVAVSAALVWRRDGTDGVLDILTHDLSLFSGILPRVLAGCLLGAFISEILPHEKVSRSLGPKSGLMGLLIGTAFGAILPGGPFTAYPVASALLAVGADFGATIAMVVSWTLIGYGRAVAWEIPIMGTDFTLWRIVISLPLPVLAGALGRFVYVRLYPKRASDEDAA